One Helianthus annuus cultivar XRQ/B chromosome 12, HanXRQr2.0-SUNRISE, whole genome shotgun sequence genomic region harbors:
- the LOC110913939 gene encoding leucine-rich repeat extensin-like protein 5 — protein MASILLLSTTLLYLTLASAQCPYPCNPPPTAGGGNTNTPPSTTMPPPATPTGNNYPPPAGIYTPPSNVFPYNPPTPDFYGGVPPAPDPIVPWFPFYYKDPPRNPRKSSSADAKSGSTAVIFLVHVVMFVQLMLY, from the coding sequence atggcTTCAATACTACTTCTCTCAACCACCCTCCTCTACTTAACTCTAGCTTCTGCGCAGTGCCCCTACCCTTGCAACCCACCACCAACCGCGGGTGGCGGCAACACCAACACGCCACCATCAACAACCATGCCACCACCCGCTACACCAACGGGGAATAATTACCCCCCGCCGGCGGGTATTTACACACCACCATCAAATGTTTTTCCTTATAACCCTCCAACCCCTGACTTTTATGGAGGTGTACCACCTGCCCCGGACCCTATAGTCCCATGGTTCCCCTTTTACTACAAGGATCCGCCACGTAACCCTCGTAAATCTTCGTCGGCTGATGCGAAAAGCGGATCAACGGCTGTGATTTTCTTAGTCCATGTTGTTATGTTCGTCCAGTTGATGCTATATTAG
- the LOC110912017 gene encoding protein WVD2-like 7: MAGEIEEPFRLNFQADLLRSGSISFGRFESESLSWERRSVFSHNRYLEEVEKYSKPGSVTEKKAYFEAEFRRKALLKQRLSECQDGGELCTDGNGDLREFEEYGNCDESPCSSSNPSKCNTETEVQHHENGDVACFDEDTTISQRSESQSYEFHCVTTQDEFGETHQSENENVAGNTEQSIGLTLIDHVVPVDVSSEARGDSSVACQIPEKDHDSISSAPIATTTISPKVKPAAEKKLTRSTLKTQVNVDRSQKKVPNGASKGSMKPRPASPSIVTKEKKLPQPASPSIVTKTEKKLPRPASPSIVTKTEKKLPRPASPSIVTKTEKKLPRPASPSIGSRLKTSKAEDLRSEKAVKVKAQRPLSEKSLPGIRPIVNRSKQSVNPSKAHIVQSATGFCFKTDQRAENRKEFYTKIAEKIHVKEVEISQVKAKTLEKQVAEMKQFRKSLNFKAKPLPSFYNESARASDQHKATPISKTPNQRRPSSSMATRHDKNLFKSSVPLNNRPGSSTSATNRIRVSETVVRNYVPEKKDEEGKGTKLNKPKDPEPRGRDMVRRYVKGSHTWNGPKVGVAS; this comes from the exons ATGGCAGGCGAAATTGAAGAACCGTTTCGCTTGAATTTTCAG GCGGACCTATTGCGGTCGGGTTCAATCTCCTTTGGAAGATTTGAGTCTGAATCATTATCTTGGGAGAGAAGATCGGTTTTTTCACATAATAGATATCTTGAGGAGGTTGAAAAGTACTCTAAACCAGGATCGGTTACAGAAAAAAAGGCGTATTTTGAGGCTGAGTTTCGACGGAAAGCGCTTTTGAAGCAACGTTTGTCTGAATGCCAAGACGGGGGAGAGTTGTGTACAGATGGGAATGGTGACTTGCGTGAGTTTGAAGAGTATGGTAATTGTGATGAGAGTCCTTGCAGCAGTTCTAATCCTTCTAAATGCAATACAGAAACCGAAGTTCAACATCATGAAAACGGAGATGTTGCATGTTTTGATGAAGATACTACTATAAGTCAGCGTTCGGAAAGTCAAAGTTATGAATTTCATTGTGTTACAACTCAGGACGAGTTTGGTGAAACGCATCAGAGTGAAAATGAGAATGTAGCTGGAAATACTGAACAAAGTATTGGGTTGACCCTCATTGACCATGTAGTGCCGGTGGATGTGTCATCAGAAGCCCGTGGCGATTCATCGGTTGCTTGTCAAATACCTGAGAAGGACCATGATAGCATCAGCTCCGCACCTATTGCCACGACAACAATTTCTCCCAAG GTAAAGCCTGCAGCAGAAAAGAAACTTACAAGGTCAACATTAAAGACTCAAGTCAATGTTGATCGTTCCCAAAAAAAGGTTCCTAATGGAGCATCCAAAGGCTCAATGAAGCCCCGACCTGCTAGTCCCTCGATTGTAACGAAAGAAAAGAAGCTGCCCCAACCTGCTAGTCCCTCGATTGTAACGAAAACAGAAAAGAAGTTGCCCCGACCTGCTAGTCCGTCGATTGTAACGAAAACAGAAAAGAAGTTGCCCCGACCTGCTAGTCCGTCGATTGTAACGAAAACAGAAAAGAAGTTGCCCCGACCTGCTAGTCCCTCGATTGGCTCACGATTGAAAACATCAAAAGCAGAG GATTTAAGATCTGAAAAGGCAGTCAAAGTCAAAGCTCAGCGTCCATTGTCAGAGAAATCTCTTCCCGGGATACGCCCGATCGTTAACAG GTCAAAGCAGTCCGTTAATCCAAGCAAAGCACACATTGTTCAGAGTGCTACTGGTTTTTGTTTCAAAACTGATCAGCGAGCGGAAAATAGGAAAGAG TTCTATACAAAAATCGCGGAGAAAATACATGTTAAAGAGGTGGAAATTAGCCAAGTTAAAGCAAAAACACTG GAAAAACAAGTAGCCGAGATGAAACAATTCCGAAAAAGTCTCAACTTTAAAGCAAAACCACTGCCTTCTTTCTACAACGAATCTGCTAGAGCTTCAGATCAACACAAG GCTACACCCATCAGCAAGACACCAAATCAACGACGACCCAGTTCATCAATGGCTACTCGACATGACAAGAATTTATTCAAGTCTTCCGTTCCGTTAAACAATAGACCGGGCTCTTCAACTTCGGCAACCAACAGGATCCGTGTTTCAGAAACTGTTGTGAGAAATTACGTACCTGAAAAGAAAGATGAAGAGGGGAAGGGTACCAAACTAAATAAGCCGAAAGATCCAGAACCAAGAGGTAGAGACATGGTGAGAAGATATGTGAAAGGCAGTCACACGTGGAACGGTCCTAAAGTTGGTGTTGCGTCTTGA